In the Drosophila takahashii strain IR98-3 E-12201 chromosome 3R, DtakHiC1v2, whole genome shotgun sequence genome, one interval contains:
- the LOC108062792 gene encoding abnormal spindle-like microcephaly-associated protein homolog translates to MYIYPSSPESASSLQSEESAAIKIQAGFRGYRVRKEIHRSSKSANPRLSTNNSRRNQRQRPKNNALMENQANSGKPRTVDQEATSENGGKSVEDRCATKIQAGFRGFLVRKKQKIATDAAVKIQAGFRGFKTRKELKQCEPIV, encoded by the coding sequence ATGTACATTTACCCGAGCTCCCCGGAATCAGCATCGTCCCTGCAGTCCGAAGAAAGTGCGGCCATCAAGATTCAGGCCGGATTCCGTGGCTATCGAGTGCGCAAGGAAATCCACCGATCCAGCAAGTCCGCCAATCCTCGCCTATCGACCAACAATTCCAGGAGGAACCAGCGACAGCGTCCGAAAAACAACGCACTCATGGAAAACCAGGCGAATTCGGGAAAACCCCGCACCGTCGATCAGGAGGCGACTTCCGAAAATGGAGGAAAATCCGTGGAGGATCGCTGTGCCACCAAAATACAGGCGGGATTCCGGGGATTCCTGGTGCGAAAGAAGCAGAAAATCGCCACCGATGCGGCCGTGAAAATTCAGGCTGGCTTTCGGGGATTCAAAACACGCAAGGAGCTAAAACAATGCGAGCCCATTGTGTAA